GGCGATCGCGGCTCAATAATCCCGCTGATACCCCCACCCCCACGAGGGTCGGTGTTGTACCCAAGCCAAAGGCCACCATGGTGGCAGCGCCCTGGAGCCAGTGGCCACTGTCAGCGGCTTTAATCTGGGCGGCATAGAGGAACCCACAGGGCATGAAGCCCCACACCAGTCCCAACCCCAGGGGAGTCCAGACGCTGGAGCCTTGTCCCAGGCGGGCCATGGTACGACTGAGGCGATCGTGGAGGCGACCCTGGGCCATGGGATTAAGCAAAGGCAAGGAAGGCAGCAAGCCGGGACTCACCTGCCCCAGGCCAAACCACACCAGCAACCCCCCGGTTCCCCACCCCATAATCCGCCGTAAATCGCTCCCGATCCCCGCCATTTGGCCCCCCGCCAGCAACACCGAGCCAACCCAACCAATGGCGGCTCCCACCAGGCCATAGCTGAGAATTCGCCCTAGGTTTAATAACAATTGAAAGCGCAGGGGTTGACTGCGATCGGGGGGCTGAGTCCCCTGGCCCTGGGGCAAGGTAAAGGCGAGGCTTAAGGGTCCACACATGCCCAGACAGTGGCCAAAACTGCCCAAGAAACCCAGGCTTACCATTAAAAATAAATCCAGCATTTAATCCAAATTAATAGCCCATGGGCTAGGTGACGGAGGGGGTTAGGGTGAAGGTTGCCCCATTCTGTTTGATCCTTTGATCCTATCAGACCTTTATGCCCCCAAGGGTCACATCACCGTAATGGCACCCCCACAGCGGCAGCGATCTTGTTCCCCTCCGTTGGAGGGGCTAGGGGTGGGTTTAACCTGTGATTCACCGCAGAAAATTAGAAAGACTTCCTGGTGGTGGCAGAGGTTGACCCACCCCCCAGCCCCCTCCCCAGAAGGGGTAAATGCGATCCGCTTCTCCTCCTTGGTCGGGCGCATGTCAGGGTTGGGGGGGTGCATCGTAGGGGCGAAGCATGGGCGGCAAAACTTGGGGCGATCACCCAGAGAATACCTGCGCCCATGCTTCGCCCGTACCCAAAATGGGGGCATTGACCTCCCCTGATTTCAATCCGATCCTGCCCCCCCAATGACGAGATGCGCCCCCTTGGTCGGGGCTAGGGGTGGTTTTGACCTGGCGATCGCCGCCATAGAGTAGAAAGACTGCCTGTGAGTTTGGGTTTACCGTGAGTTTGGGTTTACCGTGAGTTTGGGTTTAACTGGGCGATCGCCGAGAGGGTCGGCACGGGGGCAAAAACCCTGCAAGGTCACGATCGGTCATGGCTGGATTGGGTAGGAGTGGGATTAATCGCCCTGGGGATACTCCTCCCAGAGGCTAGTGATTTGCCGCAGACTTTGGTAATTGCCGTGGCCCAAAATCAAATGATCCAACAGGGGAATCGCCAAAAGCTGCGCCCCCTGGAGCAATTGTTGGGTCAGCACCAGATCTTCAGGGCTAGGGTCCACCTGGCCAGAGGGGTGGTTATGGGCCACGATCGCCCGCGTTGCCCCCTGGCGAATCACCTCCCGGAAAATATCGCGGGGATGGGCCAAGGTTTGGGTGGCGGTGCCAATACTAATCACCTTGGTGCCCACGGGGCGATTTTTGACATCCAACATCACCACCGCAAAGCGCTCCTGACTCTGCCACATCAGGTCAGCACTGAGGAGATCGGCCCCCGCCTTGGGGCTATCGATGGGATCCTTGGTGGGAGGTCGGGAGATAAACACCCGTTTGCCTAATTCGATCGCCGCCAAAATACTGGCCGCTTTAGCCTGACCCACCCCATGGATCTCCATCAATTCCGCCATGCCAATATCCCGCAACACCGCCATGGGATCCCGCTGATCTGCTCCCAATTTCTGCAAAATATGTTGCCCCAACCCCACCGCCGACAATTTTCCCGGCCCTTGCCCCGTGCCCAATAAAATAGCCAGCAATTCAGCACTGGATAGGCTTTTAGGGCCATGGGCCTCTAGGCGCTCACGGGGGCGCTCAGTGGGGTCAAGGTCAGCAATGCGGAGGTTATAGGTCATGGTGGGAACATCTACCCTGGATTTGCTCCCATGCTATAGCAAAACCCGAAAATAAGATAAACCAGGGGAACAAGATACTTTTAAATGCCGTGGCTTTTGCCAATGACCCAGTGACGGCGGAAAAAACGGGACAGACTGGTTTCCTCCAAGGTTAGACAAATGGGACGACCATGGGGACAGGTACGGGGGTGGCGGGTTTGTTGCCACTGATCCAACAGCCGCTGCATGGCTGGCAGAGTTAACACCTGGCCATTGCGAATGGCACTGCGACAGGCGATCGCGGCCTGGGCCGCTGCCAGATCCCCCCCCTGACTTAACTCCAGTAGCGCCTCCCCACAGTCCGCCCGCTGGGCCACCAGGGCCGGGGCCGATCGCACCGCCCAGAGATTCTCCCCAAAGGGATCCACCTCCAACTCCAGCCGTTGCAACTGCTCCACTTGGGGCGGGGTTAAGTGGCTCAGGATCAGGGGGGGATCCAGGGGAACCCGTTCCCAGCGGTCTTGGATTTGCTCAAACAACACCCGCTCATGGGCAATGTGCTGCTCCACCAACCAAATGCCTGCGGGATGCTCCGCCACAATATACATCTGGTGCAACTGGGCGATCGCCCGCACCATCCCCCCTCCGGTATCTGCCGATCCCGCTGCCGATCCCGCTGCCGATCCCGCTGCCGATCCCTCTGCCGATCCCTCTACCGCCAACGACACCTGCCGCTGCACCCCATAGCCCCCCGCTGTTTCCGCCACCTTCAACACTTGCCCCAGCCGTTGGTTTTGGCCTTCCTGGGGTAAGGCTTGGGGATTAAGACGTAAAACCTGATCGATCGCTGCTCGAATCTGGCCCTGCCAAAAGTCTAAATGACGTAGGTAAATTTCTGTTTTAGCGGGATTCCGGTTCCAGTCAATGTGATCCGGCGTTAAGTGCAAATGCACAAAACAAATCGGAAAGCGATCGCGGGGCAAGGTGCGGCGAAAGGATCCCAACACAGTCTGCTCCAGCTCCGGCATTTGCACCAAGCGCCCATTAACCGCCACCTTAATCCAGTCGGGGCGGCGACGGTGGCAGCGATCGGGCAACCCCGCCAAAATCTGGAGGCTAGCAGACGGCCCATCCACCGACCCAGGGGCGGGATCGGGATCCGGGGGGTTGACCGTCAGGGTCAGGCACTGGAGATCGGTGGGCTGCACCTCCCGCAAAATTTGGGGCAAAATGTCCTGGGCTGTGGCACCGGGGCGCAGATTAAACCAGGGGCGATCGCTGTGTTCCATCTGCCAAGTCACCCCAGGATGACACAGGGCCATGACGTGGATCAGGCGCTGGATCAATCGCAGTTGCTGGGCCGCACTGGGCAGCGCTTGGCGACGGGCGGGCCACTGGGCAAACAACTCCGATACCGTCACCACAGTACCGGGAGCCATGGCCAAAGGTTCAGCCCCCCCAGCACCGAGATCCACCATCGCCCTGCCATAGCCCTTACGCCACCCCTGGGCCTGGGGATCCTGGGCCGATCGACTGCAAATCTCCAACTGCCCCAACTGGGCTAAACTGTGCAACGCCTCCCCCCGGAAACCCAGACTGGAAATTCGCCATAAATCAGCGCTATCCCGAATTTTGCTGGTGCTGTGGGGATGGGCCGCCGCCTCCAGATCCCCCAGGGTCATGCCCCGGCCATTGTCCGTAATGCGCACCTGCCAGCGATCGGGCCACAGGGATCCATGGATCCGCGTCGCCCCCGCATCCAGGCTGTTATCCACCAACTCCCGCACCACCGCCGCCAGGGAATCAATGACTTCGCCCGCAGCAATGGCATGAACCACCTCTAGGGGCAAGCGTTGGATCAGGGACGAAGACTCCATGGCGGGGACAATAAATAATGAAAGGCGGGCCTAGAATCACCGGCTGATCACCCATCCGCTGGCATTAAACCCTTGACAAACCAGGGCTAGAACCCTGTCCTACCTTAGCTTACAGCAGCGGCTTTAATACCACTTCTCCAGCCAGCTCCCCAACCGACCGGGCGCAACCCAACAGCAGATTTCGCCAGGTGCCTTGTTGGGTTTCGTTCCTCTACCCAACCTACGATCGGCGATCGGTTATGTTTTCCGCAGTAGGTTGGGTTGAGCTTGGAACCATTTTGGGTTCGTTGTCACAATTGCCCAAAGCGAAACCCAACAGCAAGTTTTGTAAGGTCCCTTGTTGGGTTTCGTTCCTCTACCCAACCTACGATCGGCGATCGGCTATGTTTTTCGCAGTAGGTTGGGTTGAGCTTGGAACCATTTTGGGTTCGTTGTCACAATTGCCCAAGGCGAAACCCAACAGCAAGTTTTGTAAGGTCCCTTGTTGGGTTTCGTTCCTCTACCCAACCTACGATCGGCGATCGGTTATGTTTTCCGCTGTAGGTTGGGAGGACTTAAGGATTAGCCTTGGGGCGATCGATGCGAAATAGCCACACCATCAACGCGACTACCCCCAACTGAAACGCCAAGTTTGGTAAGGTTTTCCCCAGATCTTGTCCTGCCAAAACCTTAGCTAAAAAAACAAAGGCTCCAATGCCCCCCGATGCGGCACAAGTGCCATAGATAAATTTGCGCAACCCTCGATAGGGAGCCACCATTTCAGCCTTGAGGCGGGCGTAGGCTTCGGGGGTCAGGTTGCTGGGTCGTCGAGGGGGTGGGTTGGCCATGGCATCAACGGTGTCAAGGGTTTAATTCCAATAAAACAGCCCCATATCCCCATTATTTCTCCAAAACGTTCGGAACTAGCAGCACAGGGTTGTACGCAGTCCCCCATCTTTGGGTAGGTTAACGGGGATACAGGGTCTGGGGAGGGGCTAGGGCTAGCTAAGCGGCCCTGAGTCCCTCGCAGGTCTGGGATTTACAACCCAAACCTTAGTAACGGTTGGGCTTGTGAACGATGAAGCTCACGGACTGACACTGCTTGATGTTGTCGAAACCAACTACGCGGATGTAGCAGTTGGGGTATTCGGTGCGGCACTCGCGCACTTCGCCCAACACTTCTTGGGTAGAAGTGGCGTGGAACAGGGGCAACTTCCACATGGTCCAGTAGCAGGTGGTCGCGTCGGAATCTTCGTTGAATTCCACGGCGGGAATATAGCCTTCGCGCACCATGTACTCAATCTGGCGAGCAATTTGCTGATCGCTCAGGGGGGGCAGGTAGGAAAGGGTTTCGTAGCGACGCTCTTTGGGCAGAGTTTTCATGGCTTTAATCCTTACGTCTTCCGTGTGTCTTGCGTTGGATGGGGCAGATCGGGAGACCTAACCCCAGATATCAGAGAACAGATCCCGATAGGCAGGCTTAAAACCTAGCCATAGCTAGTAGTTTGACCTGAATCAGAAATTTGCCCCTGTAGTGAGGTGGGCTGGGGATACCCTGGCAGGCGATCGCCTCAACCACCGCTTGCCAGGATCCCCTGGGTTCATCAAACCAAAGGCTGTCGGGTCTAGGGTTCAGACCTACAGAGTGTCGATGGCCTCGAACTCAAACTTGATTTCCTTCCACAGTTCGCAAGCCACAGCCAGCTCAGGACTCCACTTGCAAGCCTCGCGGATGACATCGCCACCTTCACGCATGAGGTCGCGGCCTTCGTTACGGGCTTGGATACAGGCTTCCAGGGCAACCCGGTTAGCCGTTGCACCAGGCGCGTTACCCCAGGGGTGACCCAAGGTACCACCACCAAACTGGAGGCAAGAGTCATCGCCGAAGATTTCCACCAGGGCGGGCATGTGCCACACGTGGATACCACCGGAAGCTACGGGCATGACACCAGGCATGGAAGCCCAATCCTGGGTGAAGAACACACCGCGTGAGCGATCTTCTTCAATGTGATCTTCCCGCATCAGGTCCACAAAACCGAGGGTGATGTCCTTCTCACCTTCCAGTTTGCCCACCACGGTACCGGAGTGGAGGTGGTCACCACCGGACAGACGCAGACACTTGGCTAACACGCGGAAGTGAATCCCGTGGATGCGCTGACGGTCAATCACAGCGTGCATGGCGCGGTGAATGTGGAGCAGCAGGCCGTTGTCGCGGCAATAGTGGGCCAGGGTGGTGTTGGCGGTGAAACCACCGGTCAGGAAGTCATGCATGATGATGGGGGTGCCAATTTCCTTGGCAAACTCGGCCCGCTTCAGCATTTCTTCGCAGGTGGCGGCGGTTACGTTGAGGTAGTGACCTTTGACTTCACCGGTTTCAGCCTGGGCTTTCTCAATGGCTTCCTGCACAAAGAGGAAGCGATCGCGCCAGCGCATGAAGGGCTGGGAGTTGATGTTCTCGTCGTCTTTGGTGAAGTCCAGACCACCCCGGAGACACTCGTAAACGGCACGACCGTAGTTCTTGGCAGACAGACCGAGCTTGGGCTTGATGGTACAACCCAACAGGGGACGACCATACTTGTTCAAGCGATCGCGCTCCACCTGAATCCCGTGGGGAGGACCTTGGAAGGTCTTGACCAGGGCGATGGGGAAGCGGATATCTTCCAAACGCAGGGCACGCAGGGCTTTGAAGCCAAACACGTTACCGACGATGGAGGTCAGAATGTTGGTGACAGAACCTTCTTCAAAAAGGTCCAAGGGATAGGCCACAAAGCAGAAGTACTGGTTGTCTTCACCCGGCACTGGCTCCACTTCATAGCAACGACCTTTGTAGCGATCGAGGTCGGTCAGAAGGTCAGTCCAAACGGTGGTCCAGGTACCGGTGGAAGATTCAGCAGCAACCGCAGCACCAGCTTCTTCGGGGGGGACACCGGGCTGGGGGGTCATGCGGAAACAAGCCAGCAGGTCTGTGTCCTTGGGGGTGTATTCGGGGGTGTAGTAGGTCAGGCGGTAGTCTTTTACACCGGCCTGATAGCCTTTGGTCTGTACTGCCATTGGATATCTCCTTGAATTTCAGCGATCACCGCAGCACGAAAGAAAGGCCATAGGACTTGACTGCGGCATCAAACATCGGTTATGGGCACAAAAAATCTGAAATCGATGAGGTAACCGGAGCCACCTCCACTGGACGGGTCAACAACTGGGCTTGCCTCAGCAATCGCATCGCAGTGATGATGTTACTGCCCCAGTTCCCACTCCATAAAAATTTAAGTTTGTTTGAGTTCCGGAGCGATTTAAGTCCCCTAGAACCCCAACAAGTTAGCAGTCTCCACCAATAAAGCTAAGGAATCAAAATGTTGATTAACTTAACGTTACCAAGAGAGTGAAGCCTAGAAAAAAATGACCTGGGAAATACCAAAGAGACTCTAGATTCCCACAGAATTTTTTTTAGATGTTTAGGTCGATACTCCTAAACACTCAGTCCCATTACTTGCTCATCAATTAAGGTATCACGAGACGATCATTTTTAATTAAGATTTTCTCGATCGCCCGGTTAGAAGTCCTGGGGTCACTGATTAGGATTACTAACGTTACGATTTACAAAGAGGGGATCAAACTGTGCTCTATCCATCTGTTCAGCCCGATCCAGGGTTCCAGTGGTCAATCGCCATTGCAATGAGGGTTTCAGGCTTCAGAAAACAGACCTGATGGCAATGGGAGAGGGTCTATTTCACCTGGGCAGATTCCCCGATTTTGGTAGGGGCAATCCCCCCGTGGTTGCCCCGGTTGGGGGTCGCCAAGAGGGTCGGCACGGGGGCGAGAACCCGACCCGAGGTCGTAATTATTCAGGGGGTCACGGGAGAATGAGGGTTTCAGGCTTCAGAAAACAGACCTGATGGCAATGGGAGAGGGTCTATTTCACCTTGGCAGATTCCCCGATTTTGGTAGGGGCAATCCCCCCGTGGTTGCCCCGGTTGTGGGTCGCGAAGAGGGTCGGCACGGGGGCACGACCCCTACCCGAGGTCGAGGGTTCCAAGGTGAAATGCACCCCGTTGATCCGGCTCTGACCGGCGATCGTCGGGCTGAAACCCTACTAACTTCGTCTCCCCCCCCTGAATAGTGACCGATAACCCTGATTCTTACATTGGCAACGAGTGACCAGAGTTTAGGAACCAGAGTTTAGGAACCAGAGTTTAGGAACCAGAGTTTAGGAACCAGAGTTTAGGAACCGGTGACCCGTTGGCAACGCCAGTCCCAGGACTCCAGTGATTCCAGGACTCCAGTTATTCCAGAGTGCGGAAGGGCGATTGGGGCTTTTCCACTTCCACCTCGGCAACGGCCTCGATCGCCACCGCTTCCTGTTGCATCGCCGCCGGTAACTTCTGTAATTGGGGGATTTCCACCAACTCCCGCTCTTGAACCGGGGTGCGCTTCGGCAACTGTAGGGGCTGGAGCCGATCGATCTCCAGTGCCTGATGGGGACGGGGCAAGGTGCGCATCAGATCCTCCAGGGGTCGAGGAATAACCATAATGGCATGGAGTTCGCCAATGCGTTCCGCCTCATACATCCCCGCTTCCACCGCCATGGTCACATCCGCCACCCGACCCTGGATAATGGCCGTACAGAGACCACTACCGGTTTTCTCATAGGTCAGCAGTTCCACATTGGCCGACTTCAGCATGGCATCCGCTGCGGCCACCATGGGGGGAAAACCACGGGTTTCCACCAGACCAATGGCCCCCAAAGCCTTGAAATTACCTTGGGTTTGGGCATAGGCCGCAAAATGGGCACTAATGGGCAGGACCAACTCCAAGTTGGGCAGGGGACGGGGCAACATCATGCTGGAAATAAACTGACCAAACTGCTCAGCCGTTTCCTTACCCGTTTGCACCGCCAGTCGCACATCCGCATAGGGTCCCCGCACCACGGCAGTACAGTAACCACTCCCCGTTTTCTCGTAGCCCACCAACACCACCCCCGATGATTTCAGCATCATGTCAGCGGTGCCAATCATGGCAGGAAAACTGCGGGTGCAAACTAAGCCAAGGGCACCCATGTCCGGGGATTGGATTTCCATAACAAACTCCTGGATGAGGGAATAGCGACAGGGGAAGAGGGGGTGATGTTGACAGATGCGTAAACGACACCAAAACGCTAAACCCAAGGGTCAAGGATATCAATGCAAGGATATCAACGGGTCTTGGGGCAATGCCCTGCGCTCCCCCATCCTAACAGGAGCATTTCACAGCAACCCTAAATCAGTTGTAAGGACTCGATCTCTGAAACCCCTTGGGTGGTGTGCGCCCTCCGGGGGCACACCACACGACCCATTGAGGACTGCTGCAGTCCGTAGGGGATGTTTAGAAACAGGGTTTTAGGGATCACCAGGGGGAATGGGGTGATCCGGAAACAGGGAAAACCGCATTTGCAGGAAATAATCGCGACCGTAGACCACACGGGGTTGATCAGGTTTGGAGATGGCCGAGTCGGGTTTTTGGCTGTGAGTGGGGACTGGGCTAGGCACCTGAGGGGGGGGATCTGTCGGAGGAACCGAGAGATCGACCTGGGCATAAAACGAGTTGCGGCCCTGGGACGGCGGCGCTTTCGGATCGGGCGCTGAAGTTTGCGGCCTGTGGTGATGGAAGGCTGAGGTACCTGGATCGGCACCGCCATAGCCCTGAACTGTCGGTCCTTGGGGAATGGAGGGGTGACGATCGGGCGCGGGGTCTGGCTCCCTGGAGTCCGAATGCCCAGTTTTCTCCGGCGTAGCCCGCTGATTGTGGCTAAAGTGGTTCGATGCTGGGGTTTGGGATCCCATAGCAGTGGCAGAGGCTACCCCAGGGGCGTGGGGGCTATAGAACTGGGAACCTGTGCCCATGGAAATTTTAGGTGGGGGTTGGGCCACGGGGGTGGGCTGGGGATCGGGGGTCTCGGTGGCCCAGGGATCAGGGCTAGGGGATACAGTGCCCCCAGGGTTAGGGGCGACAGTCGGGTGGGGGGGAGCCGTGGGAGTTGGGGCACTGGTTTGAGGGGGGGATTGCTGCGATCGCTGCGATCGATCACCATCATCCTCCCCCATAGCCCTGCCGTCCCACGCTTCATAGCCTCGATTGAAACTGCGATCGCCCTGGGATTCAGCCGGAGAGGGGGTTGACCGGGCATGACCTCGATCCATACCTCGATCTATACCTCGATCCATCGGTGTCGGGGGTGGGGGTGTCGGGGCTGGAGGTATGGGGGCTGGAGGTATAGGGGCTGGAGGTATGGGGGCTGGAGGTTGTAGGACCACCGCTTCCGGCCCAACACTGACCACAGACCCAGGGGCAATAATGGCTCCCTGGGGAATGGACTGCTCAAACACCGTCGTTGATGCCCCCACACAGGCATGGGCACCAATGGTTCCTTGGCCCACCACCAATACCCCAGCCCCCAGGGTGACTCCGGCTTCCACAGTAATGTCTCCCCCTTGGGCGTGGAGAATGACCCCCATCCCCAGGCAAACTCCGGGGGCGATCGTGATGCGGCTACCGATATCCGCCAGTAACACCACCCCCGCCGCCATAACCACATCCGCCGCCACCACCACATCACCTTGGACTTGGCATTCCGTTGCTATGGGGGGGTGGAGGGTAGGAAGGTGCATAGTCGTGGCTCCTGAACAGATGATTAGGCCAGTCCCTAGGGACGTTGAATAATCACTTGTCCCACCCGGCGTTTAGCCTGGGGATCAACCCCCACTAAACGAACATAATTCCCTGAATGGGTGGAAAGCACCGTCGAAATAGAGCCAAGTACCTGGTCGCCCCGGCCTTCCAGAGTGCCGTGGGTTTGCCAGGAACCGGTCTTGAAGCGACGCTTATCGGCATACTCCGCACTGATGCGGTAGCCTTGGCCCAGCCAACCCCGCACCTGGTTTGCGGTCTCACCACTGAGACCGGACACGGATCCACCGCCATAGCCGTTGCTGCTGGCTCCGTTGCTGGCTCCGTTGCTGGCTCCGTTGCTGCTATAGGTCGATCCTTTACTGGCGGCAGTCGTGGCCACGGGCTTACCATCGGGCCGGTGGATCAGCACTTCTGCAACCCGCCGCTTAGCCAAGGGATCCACAGCAATCAAACGCACATATTCGCCGCTATACTGCTGCATGGCACTATCCAGGGCTGCCATGACTTGATTAAAGTTGCTGGACTCAATAACAGCGCCCACTTGCCAGGAACTGGTCTTAAAGCGGCGCTTATCGGCGTGTTCCGTGGTAATGCGGCAACCCTGTTGCAATAAGCCCCGCACCTGGTCTGCTAAGCTACCGCCACCGTTACTGGTGCCAGCGGTGCTGCTGCGGTGGCCGTTGCTAGCACTGGGAGCTGCTACGCTCACCGTGCCACGGGTTGATAAAGATGTGGGCTTGCCATCAGGCCGTTGGATCAAGACTTCCAGAACCCGGCGACGGGCTTGGACATCAATGCCCAACAGTCGGACATATTCGCCCTGATGCTCCTGAAGACAGCCGCTGAGGGCGCTTAAGACCTGTCCTTCATTTTTAGACTCAATGGGGGCGCAGCTTTCCCAGGAGCTAGTCTTAAAACGACGGGGTGTGGCGTGTTCTGTGCCGATTCGATAGCCCTGGGCCAACAGACTGCGCACCTGGCTGATCAAAGCGGGGCTTAAGCCATAACCGTTATT
This region of Prochlorothrix hollandica PCC 9006 = CALU 1027 genomic DNA includes:
- a CDS encoding DUF3493 domain-containing protein, which encodes MANPPPRRPSNLTPEAYARLKAEMVAPYRGLRKFIYGTCAASGGIGAFVFLAKVLAGQDLGKTLPNLAFQLGVVALMVWLFRIDRPKANP
- a CDS encoding form I ribulose bisphosphate carboxylase large subunit → MAVQTKGYQAGVKDYRLTYYTPEYTPKDTDLLACFRMTPQPGVPPEEAGAAVAAESSTGTWTTVWTDLLTDLDRYKGRCYEVEPVPGEDNQYFCFVAYPLDLFEEGSVTNILTSIVGNVFGFKALRALRLEDIRFPIALVKTFQGPPHGIQVERDRLNKYGRPLLGCTIKPKLGLSAKNYGRAVYECLRGGLDFTKDDENINSQPFMRWRDRFLFVQEAIEKAQAETGEVKGHYLNVTAATCEEMLKRAEFAKEIGTPIIMHDFLTGGFTANTTLAHYCRDNGLLLHIHRAMHAVIDRQRIHGIHFRVLAKCLRLSGGDHLHSGTVVGKLEGEKDITLGFVDLMREDHIEEDRSRGVFFTQDWASMPGVMPVASGGIHVWHMPALVEIFGDDSCLQFGGGTLGHPWGNAPGATANRVALEACIQARNEGRDLMREGGDVIREACKWSPELAVACELWKEIKFEFEAIDTL
- a CDS encoding carbon dioxide-concentrating mechanism protein CcmK, which translates into the protein MEIQSPDMGALGLVCTRSFPAMIGTADMMLKSSGVVLVGYEKTGSGYCTAVVRGPYADVRLAVQTGKETAEQFGQFISSMMLPRPLPNLELVLPISAHFAAYAQTQGNFKALGAIGLVETRGFPPMVAAADAMLKSANVELLTYEKTGSGLCTAIIQGRVADVTMAVEAGMYEAERIGELHAIMVIPRPLEDLMRTLPRPHQALEIDRLQPLQLPKRTPVQERELVEIPQLQKLPAAMQQEAVAIEAVAEVEVEKPQSPFRTLE
- the mutL gene encoding DNA mismatch repair endonuclease MutL, producing MESSSLIQRLPLEVVHAIAAGEVIDSLAAVVRELVDNSLDAGATRIHGSLWPDRWQVRITDNGRGMTLGDLEAAAHPHSTSKIRDSADLWRISSLGFRGEALHSLAQLGQLEICSRSAQDPQAQGWRKGYGRAMVDLGAGGAEPLAMAPGTVVTVSELFAQWPARRQALPSAAQQLRLIQRLIHVMALCHPGVTWQMEHSDRPWFNLRPGATAQDILPQILREVQPTDLQCLTLTVNPPDPDPAPGSVDGPSASLQILAGLPDRCHRRRPDWIKVAVNGRLVQMPELEQTVLGSFRRTLPRDRFPICFVHLHLTPDHIDWNRNPAKTEIYLRHLDFWQGQIRAAIDQVLRLNPQALPQEGQNQRLGQVLKVAETAGGYGVQRQVSLAVEGSAEGSAAGSAAGSAAGSADTGGGMVRAIAQLHQMYIVAEHPAGIWLVEQHIAHERVLFEQIQDRWERVPLDPPLILSHLTPPQVEQLQRLELEVDPFGENLWAVRSAPALVAQRADCGEALLELSQGGDLAAAQAAIACRSAIRNGQVLTLPAMQRLLDQWQQTRHPRTCPHGRPICLTLEETSLSRFFRRHWVIGKSHGI
- a CDS encoding ribulose bisphosphate carboxylase small subunit; the protein is MAGYSSAAPPTPWSRGLAEPQIDGSAYVHAFSNVIGDVWIGENVLIAPGTSIRADEGAPFHIGSSTNIQDGVVIHGLEQGRVLGDDQKEYSVWVGRDSSLTHKALIHGPAYVGDECFIGFRSTVFNARVGHGCIVMMHALIQDVEIPPGKYVPSGAIITSQQQADRLPDVRQEDKDFAHHVVGINEALLAGYHCARSSACINPIRAGLSQTFQGSTPGTHGLEESINGTTNTMNNGYGLSPALISQVRSLLAQGYRIGTEHATPRRFKTSSWESCAPIESKNEGQVLSALSGCLQEHQGEYVRLLGIDVQARRRVLEVLIQRPDGKPTSLSTRGTVSVAAPSASNGHRSSTAGTSNGGGSLADQVRGLLQQGCRITTEHADKRRFKTSSWQVGAVIESSNFNQVMAALDSAMQQYSGEYVRLIAVDPLAKRRVAEVLIHRPDGKPVATTAASKGSTYSSNGASNGASNGASSNGYGGGSVSGLSGETANQVRGWLGQGYRISAEYADKRRFKTGSWQTHGTLEGRGDQVLGSISTVLSTHSGNYVRLVGVDPQAKRRVGQVIIQRP
- a CDS encoding ribulose bisphosphate carboxylase small subunit — protein: MKTLPKERRYETLSYLPPLSDQQIARQIEYMVREGYIPAVEFNEDSDATTCYWTMWKLPLFHATSTQEVLGEVRECRTEYPNCYIRVVGFDNIKQCQSVSFIVHKPNRY
- a CDS encoding LbetaH domain-containing protein, with amino-acid sequence MHLPTLHPPIATECQVQGDVVVAADVVMAAGVVLLADIGSRITIAPGVCLGMGVILHAQGGDITVEAGVTLGAGVLVVGQGTIGAHACVGASTTVFEQSIPQGAIIAPGSVVSVGPEAVVLQPPAPIPPAPIPPAPIPPAPTPPPPTPMDRGIDRGMDRGHARSTPSPAESQGDRSFNRGYEAWDGRAMGEDDGDRSQRSQQSPPQTSAPTPTAPPHPTVAPNPGGTVSPSPDPWATETPDPQPTPVAQPPPKISMGTGSQFYSPHAPGVASATAMGSQTPASNHFSHNQRATPEKTGHSDSREPDPAPDRHPSIPQGPTVQGYGGADPGTSAFHHHRPQTSAPDPKAPPSQGRNSFYAQVDLSVPPTDPPPQVPSPVPTHSQKPDSAISKPDQPRVVYGRDYFLQMRFSLFPDHPIPPGDP
- the radC gene encoding RadC family protein encodes the protein MTYNLRIADLDPTERPRERLEAHGPKSLSSAELLAILLGTGQGPGKLSAVGLGQHILQKLGADQRDPMAVLRDIGMAELMEIHGVGQAKAASILAAIELGKRVFISRPPTKDPIDSPKAGADLLSADLMWQSQERFAVVMLDVKNRPVGTKVISIGTATQTLAHPRDIFREVIRQGATRAIVAHNHPSGQVDPSPEDLVLTQQLLQGAQLLAIPLLDHLILGHGNYQSLRQITSLWEEYPQGD